The stretch of DNA AATAGGCATCTTTTATACGATCCCTGACATATAATTGAAGTTATATATAAAATATGAAGAACTCGTGAAGGATAAGAAGATTGTTACAAAAGGTAAAATAATTTCACAATCCAGATTTACTCTTCGCTCCAACCCAGAACTTTTGCCATCTGAACAGGCAAGGTCAGCGGTTCAAAAGGCTTATAAATAACACTCACAACTCCCAAACTAGCAAAGTATGCACAGTCACCGGGCATTACCTTAGCAGTCAATAAAATTACCGGGATATGCTTGGTAGCACTATTAGCTTGTAACTGTTGAAAAGTAGTCGGGCCATCTTGGTCAGGCATCATCACATCCAAAAGAATAGCATCCGGCTGCTCAAGAATAGCTTTAGCCAGACCCTCTCCTCCAGAACTAGCCGTCAGGACTTCCCAGCCCCCCACCAGTTCTAGACTGACTTGAGCTACCTCCCGAACATCTTCTGCATCATCAATTACCAAGATCCGCTTTGGATTTAAGCTTAACATCTTTACTTAATATCTTTATGAGAGAGGGAAATTATTCTTAAAGCTTAGAGGGGCTTTGTGAAAAACCCGTGAATTATAGCTAGGGACTAGGGGCGCTTAGGCTAAGGACTAGGGAAGAAGGGAATAGAATCAGCAGGTTGCAGGTAATCCTGTGTTTGTGCCTGAACAAAATTTGCTCTGCATTATCTCTCTAGCTTTTTGTCAGTAATTATAAAAAAATTCAAGGTTTTGACGGATTTTTAAATATGTTTTTATTCGGATTCATGAGTTCGTCTTCGAGCCTTAAACTCCCATGACGCGATCGCGCCCAGCAGCTTTAGCTCGGTAAAGCGCCTCATCAGCAGCTCGATACAAAGCCTGCAAATCATTGCCATCAGATGGATACTCGGCAATACCAGCACTGAAACTGACTCGAAACTTACGGTCATCAGTATCTACAAATTCTTCACTCCTCCAATTAATTAGAACATCCTCAATGCTCTTGATCGCGTCCCGCTTTGCCATCCCGTACATTCCTACAACAAATTCCTCACCGCCCCAACGAGCCACCACATCTTGACCGCCAAAGGTTCGGAGCAATAATTCTCCCAAGCGCCGCAGCACTGTATCCCC from Kamptonema formosum PCC 6407 encodes:
- a CDS encoding response regulator is translated as MLSLNPKRILVIDDAEDVREVAQVSLELVGGWEVLTASSGGEGLAKAILEQPDAILLDVMMPDQDGPTTFQQLQANSATKHIPVILLTAKVMPGDCAYFASLGVVSVIYKPFEPLTLPVQMAKVLGWSEE